The Ignicoccus islandicus DSM 13165 sequence CCTTTGAGCAGCGTAATTTAATGCTAAATCAGAGTAAGGGTCACCGTAGGCGGCACTTCTTAGTACGCTTTCATCAGTAACTAACTTCGAACCTACGAAAGCGGCTTCAGTGTCCATGTTGACTATCTCTGTTGCCACGTCAGCTATCGTAGCCCTTTCATCTAATCTAGGTATTCTCTTAGATACATTACCTAGGTTGAGCTTACCTGAGGGAATGAATTCCGTTAGCGCGAAAACTATATCTCTTATATATAGTATTCCCTTTAATTTGTTATCATGCGTGACTAGAACGTGAGATATTCTGTATTCTTTCAGTAATCTTAAGGCCGAAATCAAGTCCTTGTCTCCGCTTAGCTTCAATGGAGAGGGCGTTCCATATTCTTCCACGGTGGTAATTTCTAAGTCCTCTCCTTTCGCAACAGCCCTTACTACGTCAGTCTTAGTGATTAAGTAATTAATTCTTTCTTGGTC is a genomic window containing:
- a CDS encoding CBS domain-containing protein, with the translated sequence MLTLEDVLKNPVIPRVEATDSLKKAAKVICEGGIGAALALDDQERINYLITKTDVVRAVAKGEDLEITTVEEYGTPSPLKLSGDKDLISALRLLKEYRISHVLVTHDNKLKGILYIRDIVFALTEFIPSGKLNLGNVSKRIPRLDERATIADVATEIVNMDTEAAFVGSKLVTDESVLRSAAYGDPYSDLALNYAAQRVITTDPLTDLECAVRLMRTNNTDKLVVWKGKIASIKDIGYILPDIVKELTRYVLLLKGGDVDRLEGLQNVKVIKTIGKYNAIVIVEGEDALKNVSRRIGDKELVVLVELP